From Mycolicibacterium nivoides, a single genomic window includes:
- a CDS encoding sigma-70 family RNA polymerase sigma factor → MTLSIGAGDLSAESDEQLAARFVREAMPFHTVLLRTARRLTHSHADAEDLVQDTLMNAYTGFRGFEPGTNLRAWLFRILHNRWISAHRMKQRRPDTFAVAEITDSDMFGNALHSTTAERSAEDRALDVFCDDRIRDAVLTLPEGFRTVLYYADIEGFTYAETAALMEIPVGTVMSRISRSRERLRAALSDFTDDLSPTHEGDDTRRVA, encoded by the coding sequence ATGACCCTCAGCATCGGCGCCGGGGACCTCAGCGCCGAGTCTGACGAGCAACTGGCTGCCAGGTTCGTCCGGGAAGCCATGCCGTTCCACACCGTCCTGTTGCGCACCGCGCGGCGACTGACGCACAGCCATGCCGACGCCGAAGATCTGGTCCAGGACACACTGATGAACGCGTACACCGGATTCCGGGGGTTCGAGCCGGGTACCAACCTGCGGGCCTGGCTGTTCCGCATCCTGCACAACCGGTGGATCAGCGCGCACCGGATGAAGCAGCGCCGTCCGGATACCTTCGCGGTCGCCGAGATCACCGACAGCGACATGTTCGGCAACGCACTCCACTCCACGACCGCGGAGCGTTCCGCCGAGGACCGGGCGCTCGACGTGTTCTGCGACGACCGGATCCGGGATGCGGTGCTGACGCTGCCCGAGGGGTTCCGAACGGTCCTGTACTACGCCGACATCGAGGGCTTCACCTACGCCGAAACCGCTGCACTCATGGAAATCCCGGTGGGAACGGTGATGTCGCGCATCTCTCGCAGCCGCGAACGCCTGAGGGCGGCTTTGAGCGACTTCACCGACGACCTCTCGCCGACACACGAAGGCGACGACACCCGACGCGTCGCATGA
- the upp gene encoding uracil phosphoribosyltransferase, which produces MDVRVVDHPLAAARLTTLRDERTDNAGFRAALRDLTLMLVYEATRDAASEQIAVRTPVTDTTGSRLANPPLLVPVLRAGLGMVDQAHALIPEAQVGFVGMARDETTHQPTPYLASLPEDLSARSVFVLDPMLATGGSMAYTIELLRERNAVDITAVCVVCAPQGIAAIEKVAPEMRLITATIDEGLNEAAYIVPGLGDAGDRQFGPR; this is translated from the coding sequence ATGGATGTACGCGTCGTCGACCACCCCCTGGCCGCCGCGCGGCTGACCACGCTGCGGGATGAGCGGACCGACAACGCGGGGTTCCGCGCCGCATTGCGTGACCTGACCCTCATGCTGGTGTACGAGGCGACCCGGGACGCGGCATCCGAGCAGATCGCGGTGCGTACCCCGGTGACGGACACCACCGGTTCGCGATTGGCCAACCCACCGCTGCTGGTCCCGGTGCTACGGGCCGGGCTGGGGATGGTCGACCAGGCGCACGCCCTGATCCCCGAAGCGCAGGTGGGTTTCGTCGGGATGGCGCGCGACGAGACGACACATCAGCCGACGCCGTACCTGGCCTCGCTGCCCGAAGACCTGAGCGCGCGGTCGGTGTTCGTGCTCGACCCGATGCTGGCGACCGGTGGGTCGATGGCCTACACCATCGAGCTGCTGCGGGAACGCAACGCCGTCGACATCACCGCGGTGTGTGTGGTGTGCGCGCCGCAGGGGATCGCCGCGATAGAGAAGGTCGCCCCCGAAATGCGGCTGATCACCGCGACCATCGACGAAGGCCTCAACGAAGCTGCCTACATCGTCCCGGGACTCGGGGACGCGGGGGACCGTCAGTTCGGCCCGCGCTGA